The Pseudodesulfovibrio sp. zrk46 genome contains a region encoding:
- a CDS encoding universal stress protein yields MNVKKILLPVDGSAHSDAAAEMAIGIAHDNEASVVLLHVRRAVPTGLGQPNADELLQYLTKGAEAVVQHYRTKLDDAAVDYLELIIGGDVGEVVCNVADVEKCDLIVMGSKGKSDLEGLILGSATHKVLHSTDLPVLVVK; encoded by the coding sequence ATGAATGTGAAGAAGATTCTCCTGCCTGTTGATGGGTCCGCCCATTCCGACGCAGCGGCCGAGATGGCCATTGGTATCGCCCACGACAATGAAGCGTCTGTGGTGCTGCTGCACGTGCGTCGCGCCGTTCCCACCGGGCTGGGCCAGCCCAACGCTGATGAGCTGCTCCAATACCTGACCAAGGGCGCCGAGGCCGTAGTGCAGCATTACCGCACCAAGCTCGATGACGCCGCCGTGGATTATCTGGAGTTGATCATCGGCGGCGACGTGGGTGAGGTCGTCTGCAACGTGGCCGATGTGGAGAAGTGCGACCTGATCGTCATGGGCTCCAAGGGCAAGTCCGATCTTGAAGGGCTTATCCTCGGCTCCGCAACGCACAAGGTGCTCCATTCCACCGACCTGCCCGTCCTGGTAGTGAAGTAG
- a CDS encoding sugar transferase, with protein sequence MKRLFDLVVTLTALSLLWPVILLVALLVRIKLGGPVLFRQTRPGLHGKPFEIIKFRTMKDAVGPDGKPLPDCDRLTKFGRLLRSTSLDELPELWNVLKGEMSLVGPRPLLMQYLDRYTPRQARRHEMRPGITGWAQVNGRNAISWDDKFELDVWYIDNQSVILDLKILWMTVGSVFRREDVCQPGHATMEEFMGSESEDDPR encoded by the coding sequence ATGAAGCGGCTCTTCGACCTCGTCGTCACCCTCACCGCGCTGTCGCTGCTGTGGCCCGTAATCCTGCTGGTGGCCCTGCTGGTGCGCATCAAGCTGGGCGGTCCGGTATTGTTCCGGCAGACGCGCCCGGGTCTGCACGGCAAGCCCTTCGAGATCATCAAATTCCGCACCATGAAGGACGCCGTGGGGCCGGACGGCAAGCCTTTGCCGGACTGTGATCGCCTGACAAAGTTCGGGCGACTGCTTCGTTCTACCTCGCTGGATGAGCTGCCCGAACTCTGGAATGTGCTCAAGGGCGAGATGTCGCTGGTAGGGCCGCGTCCGCTGCTCATGCAGTACCTTGATCGCTACACCCCGAGGCAGGCTCGGCGGCACGAAATGCGCCCCGGTATCACTGGCTGGGCGCAGGTTAATGGCCGCAACGCCATCTCATGGGATGATAAATTTGAGCTGGATGTCTGGTATATAGACAATCAATCGGTTATACTTGACTTGAAAATCCTCTGGATGACAGTCGGCTCCGTGTTTCGACGCGAAGACGTCTGCCAGCCCGGACACGCCACCATGGAGGAATTCATGGGCAGCGAGTCCGAGGATGATCCGAGATAG
- a CDS encoding glycosyltransferase family 4 protein, with amino-acid sequence MKIVVVGGYAPSLISFRGPLLKRLVSLGHEVHALAPLHTPDVGPQLEAMGVDYSVLPLNRRGLNLFADLGSLLHLKQSIHRIRPDVVLSYTFKPIVYASMAARMAWVGDKKKVFGMVTGLGYAFTEAKGLKRRIMFNIAKGMYSSGIRYCNGLIFQNPDDEAFFKKLGVVPGNVDTTVVNGSGVDLEHYAVAPLPEKPSFLCLSRLLGAKGVREYAQAAIKLKAKYPEVPFRLIGPREEGADVIKEKEVNKWREQGLEVLGAVDDVRPEIAQASVYVLPSYREGTPRSVLEAMSMGRPVVTSDVPGCRETVVEGENGFLTPMKDVDALAAAMEKFIVDPSLAARMGEASRRMAEEKYDVDKVNDAILEFMGLI; translated from the coding sequence ATGAAAATAGTCGTCGTGGGCGGTTACGCCCCCTCTCTTATTTCGTTTCGCGGTCCGCTCCTGAAAAGGCTGGTGAGCCTGGGGCATGAAGTACACGCGTTGGCCCCGCTGCACACGCCGGACGTAGGCCCGCAGTTGGAAGCCATGGGCGTGGATTACTCCGTGCTCCCCCTGAACAGGCGTGGTCTGAATCTGTTCGCCGATCTGGGCAGCCTGCTGCATCTCAAGCAGTCCATCCACCGCATTCGGCCCGATGTGGTGCTGTCCTACACCTTCAAGCCCATCGTCTACGCCTCCATGGCCGCCAGAATGGCCTGGGTGGGCGACAAGAAGAAGGTCTTCGGCATGGTCACCGGACTGGGCTACGCCTTCACCGAGGCCAAGGGGCTCAAGCGGCGCATCATGTTCAACATCGCCAAGGGCATGTACAGCTCAGGTATTCGCTACTGCAACGGATTGATCTTTCAGAATCCCGACGACGAAGCATTTTTCAAGAAGCTTGGCGTGGTGCCGGGCAACGTGGACACCACTGTGGTGAACGGGTCGGGCGTCGACCTCGAACATTACGCCGTGGCGCCGTTGCCCGAAAAGCCGTCCTTCCTCTGCCTGTCCCGTTTGCTGGGTGCCAAGGGCGTCCGCGAATACGCACAGGCAGCCATCAAGCTGAAAGCGAAATACCCCGAGGTTCCCTTCCGGCTCATCGGCCCCCGCGAAGAGGGCGCTGATGTGATCAAGGAAAAGGAAGTGAACAAGTGGCGCGAACAGGGCCTTGAGGTGCTGGGCGCCGTGGACGATGTTCGTCCCGAGATCGCACAGGCCTCGGTCTACGTGTTGCCGAGCTACCGCGAAGGCACTCCCCGCTCCGTGCTGGAAGCCATGTCCATGGGCCGCCCCGTCGTGACCAGCGATGTGCCGGGCTGCCGCGAGACCGTGGTGGAAGGCGAGAACGGCTTCCTCACCCCCATGAAGGATGTGGATGCGCTGGCCGCAGCCATGGAGAAATTTATCGTCGACCCGTCACTTGCCGCCCGCATGGGCGAGGCCAGCCGCCGCATGGCGGAAGAGAAGTACGACGTGGACAAGGTCAACGACGCCATTCTGGAGTTCATGGGGCTCATATGA
- a CDS encoding D-lyxose/D-mannose family sugar isomerase, with protein sequence MKRSEINALIRDAKAFYNSFQFRLPPWAFWSPEDWKGKGDTEVVQNQLGWDLTDYGAGEFEKKGLILFTIRNGNLMTDKSKKYAEKIMIVRESQICPMHFHWAKTEDIINRGGGNLVVELYGSTPDEELSDEPITVLIDGMPREVQPGGKVILTPGESIFLEQGMYHRFYGEPGKGKVLVGEVSSVNDDNTDNRFHNQQARFPEIEEDEAPLHLLCTDYPKYV encoded by the coding sequence ATGAAACGAAGCGAAATCAATGCACTCATCCGTGACGCCAAGGCCTTCTATAATTCCTTTCAATTCCGTCTGCCCCCGTGGGCATTCTGGAGCCCTGAAGACTGGAAGGGCAAAGGCGACACCGAGGTCGTCCAGAACCAGCTCGGCTGGGACCTGACCGACTACGGCGCAGGCGAATTCGAGAAGAAGGGCCTCATCCTCTTCACGATCCGCAACGGCAACCTCATGACAGACAAGTCCAAGAAGTACGCCGAGAAGATCATGATCGTGCGCGAAAGCCAGATCTGCCCCATGCATTTCCACTGGGCCAAGACCGAGGACATCATCAACCGCGGCGGCGGCAACCTCGTGGTGGAACTCTACGGCTCCACCCCGGACGAGGAACTCTCCGACGAGCCCATCACCGTGCTCATCGATGGCATGCCCCGCGAAGTGCAGCCCGGCGGTAAGGTCATCCTCACCCCCGGCGAATCCATCTTCCTCGAGCAGGGCATGTACCACCGCTTCTACGGCGAGCCCGGCAAAGGCAAAGTCCTGGTGGGCGAAGTCTCCTCGGTCAACGACGACAACACCGACAACCGCTTCCACAACCAGCAGGCCCGCTTCCCTGAAATCGAAGAAGACGAAGCCCCCCTGCACCTGCTCTGCACCGACTATCCCAAGTACGTGTAA
- a CDS encoding DEAD/DEAH box helicase — protein sequence MAHQVAHHRLLDGADSQFAQPRRPWSSAIQNALSLMGIDSLYSHQAEAADHVRAGHHVVVATPTASGKTMTYNLPVMDHCLADPEAKALYLFPLKALAQDQLKGFNELASLLPEERRPTAAIYDGDTSPHFRKKIRNSPPNVIMSNPEMVHLSMLPHHASWAEFLAGLSYIVVDEVHTYRGVMGSHMAMVFRRLLRLCEYYGARPTFIFCSATIGNPVELCHMLTGLDVHPILESGAARGGRHMVFLNPDGSPAQAAIQLLQAALARDLRTIVYCQSRKLTELISMWAAERSGRFKEKISAYRAGFLPEERREIEQRMADGDLLAVISTSALELGIDIGGLDVCIMVGYPGSVMATHQRGGRVGRAQQDSVVALVAQEDALDQYFMRNPDDFFARPPESAMLNPYNPVVMDRHLICAAAELTMRRGETFLKEQEIDDRVGELVTHGQLFEVEPDMPGHTPEIVSHRKRPHRNVDLRGAGQSMHIEDNSLGQEKAPVIGTIDEHRAYREAHPGAVYLHRGVTYVVDDLDLGAKAVRTHKQRVGYYTKPRGNKDTEILEVLGQKASHGTRVYFGRLKVTEQITGYEKRSVRGGKLLGITPLDLPPLVFETEGIWFEVGHEIRRRCEEEFLHFMGGIHAFEHAAIGMLPLLVMTDRNDLGGISTPMHPQVDGPAVFIYDGMPGGAGLTRQAFEKADELVLTTLRTVESCECELGCPSCVHSPKCGSGNRPIDKRAAQFVLEAILSGDPKTIEPKEIDVNTLPGIDMRRPAPKRYGVLDIETRYSAQEVGGWNRADRMGVSIACLYDSEDDSMHDYEQDQMDELVAHLQQFDLVIGFNHVKFDYAVLGGLHPFNFRNLPNLDLLIEVNNRLGYRVKLDNIAQATLDVGKSADGLQALEWWKEGRLDLITEYCRQDVEVTRDVYLFGREHGHVFFTNKAGQKVKLPVDW from the coding sequence ATGGCCCATCAGGTCGCCCATCACCGGCTGCTGGATGGGGCGGACTCCCAGTTTGCCCAGCCGCGTCGCCCATGGTCGTCGGCCATTCAGAACGCCCTTTCCCTAATGGGTATCGACAGCCTCTACTCCCATCAGGCAGAGGCAGCCGATCACGTGCGCGCCGGGCATCATGTGGTGGTGGCCACGCCCACGGCCAGCGGCAAGACAATGACCTACAACCTGCCGGTCATGGATCACTGCCTTGCAGACCCCGAGGCCAAGGCCCTCTATCTCTTTCCGCTCAAGGCATTGGCGCAGGATCAGCTCAAGGGATTCAACGAACTGGCCTCCCTTCTGCCCGAGGAGCGCCGTCCAACCGCTGCCATCTATGACGGCGACACCTCCCCCCACTTTCGCAAGAAGATCCGCAACTCGCCGCCCAACGTGATCATGTCCAACCCGGAGATGGTCCACCTCTCCATGCTGCCGCATCACGCCTCTTGGGCCGAATTTCTGGCTGGCCTCAGCTACATCGTGGTGGACGAGGTCCACACCTACCGCGGCGTCATGGGCTCACACATGGCCATGGTGTTCCGCCGTCTGCTGCGGCTGTGCGAATACTACGGTGCCCGGCCCACCTTCATTTTCTGCTCCGCCACCATCGGCAATCCGGTGGAGCTCTGCCACATGCTCACCGGGCTGGATGTCCATCCCATTCTGGAGTCGGGCGCGGCGCGTGGCGGCAGGCACATGGTCTTTCTCAATCCGGACGGCTCCCCGGCACAGGCTGCCATTCAGTTGTTGCAGGCGGCGCTGGCCCGTGACCTGCGCACCATCGTCTACTGCCAGTCGCGCAAGCTGACCGAGCTTATCTCCATGTGGGCAGCGGAACGCAGTGGGCGATTCAAGGAGAAAATCTCCGCCTATCGGGCCGGGTTCCTGCCCGAGGAGCGGCGCGAGATCGAGCAGCGCATGGCGGACGGCGATCTGCTGGCCGTCATCTCCACCTCGGCGCTGGAGCTGGGTATCGACATCGGCGGTCTCGACGTCTGCATCATGGTGGGCTACCCCGGCTCGGTCATGGCCACCCATCAACGCGGTGGTCGCGTGGGTCGTGCCCAGCAGGATTCCGTGGTGGCCCTTGTGGCGCAGGAAGACGCCCTCGATCAATATTTCATGCGCAACCCGGATGACTTCTTTGCCCGTCCGCCCGAGTCGGCCATGCTCAACCCGTACAACCCGGTTGTCATGGACCGCCATCTCATCTGCGCTGCGGCCGAGCTGACCATGCGGCGTGGCGAGACCTTCCTCAAGGAGCAGGAGATCGACGACCGTGTGGGCGAACTCGTCACCCACGGTCAGCTGTTCGAGGTGGAGCCGGACATGCCCGGGCACACGCCCGAGATCGTGTCCCACCGCAAGCGGCCGCATCGCAACGTGGACCTTCGCGGCGCAGGCCAGTCCATGCACATCGAGGACAACTCCCTCGGACAGGAGAAGGCCCCGGTCATCGGCACCATCGACGAGCATCGCGCCTACCGCGAGGCGCACCCCGGCGCGGTCTATCTGCATCGCGGCGTGACCTATGTGGTGGACGATCTCGACCTCGGGGCCAAGGCCGTGCGCACCCACAAGCAGCGGGTGGGCTATTACACCAAGCCGCGCGGCAACAAGGACACCGAGATTCTCGAAGTGCTCGGCCAGAAGGCGAGCCACGGCACCCGCGTCTATTTCGGTCGTCTCAAGGTCACCGAGCAGATCACGGGCTATGAAAAGCGCTCCGTACGCGGCGGCAAGCTCCTCGGCATCACGCCCCTCGACCTGCCGCCCCTTGTCTTCGAGACCGAGGGCATCTGGTTCGAGGTAGGCCACGAAATCCGTCGCCGTTGCGAAGAGGAATTTCTCCATTTCATGGGCGGCATCCACGCCTTCGAGCACGCCGCCATCGGTATGCTGCCGCTCCTCGTCATGACTGACCGTAACGACCTTGGCGGCATCTCAACGCCCATGCATCCGCAGGTGGATGGCCCGGCCGTGTTCATCTACGACGGCATGCCCGGCGGTGCCGGCCTCACCCGTCAGGCCTTTGAAAAGGCGGACGAGCTGGTGCTCACCACGCTCCGCACCGTGGAGTCCTGCGAGTGCGAGCTTGGTTGTCCGTCCTGCGTGCATTCGCCCAAGTGCGGTTCCGGCAACCGTCCCATCGACAAGCGGGCCGCCCAGTTCGTGCTCGAAGCCATTCTCTCCGGCGACCCCAAGACCATCGAACCCAAGGAGATCGACGTGAATACACTTCCCGGTATCGACATGCGCCGTCCGGCCCCAAAGCGTTACGGCGTTCTGGACATCGAAACCCGTTACTCAGCGCAGGAAGTGGGCGGCTGGAACCGCGCCGACCGCATGGGCGTGTCCATCGCCTGCCTCTATGACTCCGAAGACGACTCCATGCACGATTACGAGCAGGATCAGATGGACGAGCTCGTTGCCCATCTCCAGCAGTTCGATCTCGTCATCGGGTTCAATCACGTCAAATTCGACTACGCCGTGCTCGGCGGGTTGCATCCCTTCAATTTCCGCAATCTTCCCAATCTCGATCTGCTCATCGAGGTCAACAACCGTCTTGGTTATCGGGTGAAGCTCGACAACATCGCGCAGGCGACCCTTGATGTGGGTAAGTCTGCCGACGGATTACAGGCGCTGGAATGGTGGAAGGAAGGGCGGCTTGATCTCATCACCGAGTATTGTCGGCAGGATGTGGAAGTGACCCGCGATGTGTATCTGTTTGGGCGGGAGCATGGGCATGTGTTCTTTACCAATAAGGCGGGGCAGAAGGTGAAGTTGCCGGTGGATTGGTAG
- a CDS encoding response regulator, with product MDTSDKLQHILVVDDSTSVRYALEKHLTEAGFKVSLAVDGQDGLNIALENDFDLVITDIDMPKMDGFELCSKLKGEEKTSHIPIIVLSSRDSDEHVEHGFRVGADAYLAKGGNIQENIERIKDILSAQNFLTGSRILVVDDSSSVRLFLKTGLMEEGFVVETATNGKEAFDMLPDFNPNLIISDLMMPEMDGGELCRAINKSEVYKSIPVIIMSTLSDKPVMRRLMREGAATYLVKPFTITQLSIVIEEIFSSNFRLMMEEKERLQMEHQLTLAAIASLVQALEARDPMTRGHSERVARIAQGIAAELDFKPSQLERLLLIGQLHDLGKIGVRDDVLLKKARLEEDEFEHIKDHSNVVADILRPIKSLHDILEVTHSHHERWDGNGYPDGLKGEEIPIKARIIAVADVYEAITSERPYRDSMPTRVAVDIITEERGKQLCPTCVDAFLKWFERTGGHVDLPKQFQQGATH from the coding sequence ATGGATACATCTGACAAGCTCCAGCACATACTCGTCGTGGACGACTCCACCTCGGTTCGCTACGCCCTCGAAAAGCACCTGACCGAAGCGGGGTTCAAGGTTTCCCTGGCCGTGGACGGTCAGGACGGCCTCAATATCGCTCTGGAAAACGACTTCGATCTGGTCATCACGGACATCGACATGCCCAAGATGGACGGCTTCGAACTCTGCTCCAAGCTCAAGGGCGAAGAAAAGACCTCCCATATTCCCATCATCGTTCTCTCCTCCCGCGACTCGGATGAGCACGTGGAGCACGGCTTCCGCGTGGGGGCCGACGCCTACCTCGCCAAGGGCGGCAACATTCAGGAGAACATCGAGCGCATCAAGGATATCCTGAGCGCACAGAATTTCCTCACCGGCAGTCGCATTCTGGTCGTAGACGACTCTTCCAGCGTCCGCTTGTTCCTCAAGACCGGACTGATGGAAGAAGGCTTTGTGGTGGAGACCGCCACCAACGGAAAAGAAGCATTCGACATGCTGCCGGACTTCAACCCCAACCTCATCATCTCCGACCTGATGATGCCGGAGATGGACGGCGGGGAACTCTGCCGTGCCATCAACAAGTCCGAGGTCTACAAGTCCATCCCCGTGATCATCATGTCCACCCTGAGCGACAAGCCGGTCATGCGTCGACTCATGCGTGAGGGCGCGGCCACCTATCTGGTCAAGCCCTTCACCATCACCCAGCTTTCCATTGTCATCGAGGAGATATTCTCTTCCAACTTCCGGCTCATGATGGAAGAAAAAGAGCGGCTGCAGATGGAACACCAGCTCACCCTGGCCGCCATCGCCAGCCTGGTGCAGGCGCTGGAGGCACGCGACCCCATGACGCGCGGGCACTCCGAGCGCGTGGCCCGCATTGCACAGGGCATCGCCGCCGAACTCGATTTCAAGCCAAGCCAACTGGAGCGTCTCCTCCTCATTGGCCAGCTCCATGACCTCGGCAAGATCGGCGTGCGCGACGACGTGCTGCTCAAGAAGGCCCGTCTGGAAGAGGACGAGTTCGAGCACATCAAGGACCACTCCAATGTGGTGGCCGACATCCTGCGGCCCATCAAGAGCCTGCACGACATTCTGGAAGTCACCCACTCCCATCACGAGCGGTGGGACGGCAACGGCTACCCCGACGGGCTCAAGGGCGAGGAGATCCCCATCAAGGCACGCATCATTGCCGTGGCCGACGTGTACGAAGCCATCACCTCCGAGCGCCCCTACCGCGACTCCATGCCCACCCGTGTGGCCGTGGACATCATCACCGAAGAGCGTGGCAAGCAGCTCTGCCCCACTTGTGTGGACGCCTTCCTCAAATGGTTCGAGCGCACCGGCGGCCATGTGGATCTGCCCAAGCAGTTCCAACAGGGCGCGACTCACTAG
- a CDS encoding methyl-accepting chemotaxis protein: MGIKWKLLLMVGLPVAAIIIIFIVGLSSFYVIDSDMASVNSLHQDRATMIDADRDAYQAQVAVMKALEARTPDDLKKSKGSSDENTQQTWDRITGPAKNFTPDMATAFDGFKNGFEAWKSDNNKILSLSAQTLEANLARDQAEKNALASFDAMRDVIDQLGAMIDEQLKDPYLGQERRLQLESALSQTLNADRDAYQAYVAQLLITRATDAATANKLAESFTENVGQTTQRVNGGADAVGSRAADLKEQFNKQFTAWEAQSRMAVELTLSNIDKNLEKIALLQTSDKDFSAMRDSIDKLGEKEMGRVEADLQNLDEVISGTILIYILVATAFVILSVIVTLIVASRIASAMKQSADVATALSEGDFTVSLQVNRNDEIGQLASAFTNMIERLRDIVHDVQDATGTVASSSEELASSSEALSQGATEQSSAVEEVSASMEEMAASISQNSESSGETETIARTTAAEAKKGGEAVRQTVTSMSLIAEKISIIEEIARQTNLLALNAAIEAARAGEHGKGFAVVAAEVRKLAEKSGQAANEISELSTESVEVATRAGQMLDSIVPNIEKTAERIMEIAAASNEQNAGAKEVNTALQQMDSVVQANAGSSEEIASTAEQLSSQAMQLEETMSFFKLGQITKTSSSKVVNTPPKALAQAAPDNGVAIDMGDDSFERF, encoded by the coding sequence ATGGGAATTAAATGGAAACTGCTTTTGATGGTGGGACTGCCAGTCGCGGCAATCATCATCATTTTCATCGTAGGTCTTTCGAGCTTTTATGTGATCGACTCGGACATGGCGTCCGTCAACTCACTTCATCAGGACCGGGCGACAATGATCGACGCAGACCGCGACGCCTATCAGGCGCAGGTGGCTGTGATGAAAGCGCTTGAAGCCCGAACTCCCGATGATCTCAAGAAATCAAAGGGATCCAGTGATGAAAATACCCAGCAGACATGGGACAGGATCACCGGACCGGCCAAGAACTTTACTCCTGACATGGCCACTGCATTCGATGGCTTCAAAAATGGCTTTGAAGCGTGGAAGAGCGACAACAACAAGATCTTGTCTCTTTCCGCTCAGACCCTGGAGGCCAACCTTGCCCGCGATCAGGCGGAGAAAAATGCCCTCGCCTCATTCGACGCCATGCGCGACGTCATCGACCAGCTTGGCGCCATGATCGATGAACAGTTGAAGGACCCGTACCTTGGACAGGAGCGACGGCTGCAACTGGAGAGCGCTCTCTCCCAAACCCTTAATGCCGACCGCGACGCCTATCAGGCATATGTGGCTCAGCTCCTCATCACTCGCGCCACTGACGCCGCCACAGCCAACAAGCTGGCCGAATCATTCACGGAAAACGTGGGGCAAACCACACAACGCGTGAATGGCGGCGCCGATGCCGTCGGTTCCCGGGCTGCGGACCTGAAGGAACAATTCAACAAGCAATTCACTGCCTGGGAAGCCCAAAGCAGAATGGCCGTTGAACTCACCCTCTCGAATATCGACAAGAATCTGGAAAAGATCGCCCTGCTGCAAACAAGTGACAAAGACTTCTCTGCCATGCGCGACAGTATCGACAAGCTGGGCGAGAAAGAAATGGGCCGGGTTGAAGCCGACCTTCAGAACCTCGATGAAGTCATCAGTGGAACCATCCTCATTTATATCCTTGTGGCCACTGCCTTTGTCATCCTCTCGGTAATTGTGACCTTGATTGTGGCCTCCCGCATTGCAAGTGCCATGAAGCAAAGCGCCGATGTGGCTACAGCCCTTTCCGAGGGTGACTTCACCGTGAGCCTGCAAGTGAACCGCAACGATGAAATCGGCCAACTTGCCAGCGCATTCACCAATATGATCGAACGCCTCCGCGACATCGTTCATGACGTGCAGGATGCGACCGGCACAGTGGCGTCTAGCAGTGAAGAGCTGGCCAGTTCTTCCGAAGCGCTGAGCCAGGGAGCCACGGAACAATCCTCCGCTGTTGAGGAGGTTTCGGCCTCAATGGAAGAGATGGCAGCGAGCATCAGCCAGAACAGCGAAAGTTCCGGCGAGACCGAAACCATTGCCCGCACCACTGCGGCTGAAGCCAAAAAGGGCGGCGAAGCCGTGAGACAAACGGTGACATCCATGTCTCTGATTGCCGAAAAAATCTCCATCATCGAAGAGATCGCACGGCAGACCAACCTCCTCGCCCTCAACGCAGCCATCGAGGCCGCACGCGCTGGCGAGCACGGCAAGGGCTTTGCCGTTGTCGCCGCAGAGGTTCGCAAACTGGCCGAGAAATCCGGTCAGGCAGCCAATGAGATCAGTGAACTGTCCACGGAATCCGTCGAGGTGGCCACACGGGCCGGGCAGATGCTCGACTCCATCGTCCCCAATATCGAGAAAACGGCCGAACGGATAATGGAGATAGCTGCCGCCAGCAACGAGCAGAACGCGGGCGCAAAAGAGGTCAACACCGCGCTGCAACAGATGGACAGTGTGGTTCAGGCCAATGCCGGTTCATCCGAAGAGATCGCCTCCACCGCAGAACAGCTGTCCTCGCAGGCCATGCAGCTTGAAGAGACCATGTCCTTCTTCAAGTTGGGACAAATCACCAAGACAAGTTCCAGCAAGGTCGTCAACACGCCGCCCAAGGCGCTCGCACAGGCAGCACCTGACAATGGTGTTGCAATCGATATGGGCGATGATAGCTTTGAGAGATTCTAG
- a CDS encoding polymer-forming cytoskeletal protein has product MGLFGKKNNDSSELNAFLGVGTEYRGKLDFVGTVRIDGQFEGEISTDGDLILGRKASVTGSVRVGRLTSCGRIEGDVVVKERTLLEKTSVLHGTLQTPTLVVEQGAIIEGGIIMTKEGAAAKAKVVSADFGNKTIAAAAQEDPIAKTGSDDTTI; this is encoded by the coding sequence ATGGGTTTATTTGGAAAGAAAAATAACGACAGCTCGGAACTGAACGCCTTTCTGGGCGTTGGTACCGAATATCGAGGCAAACTCGATTTTGTGGGGACTGTCCGTATCGACGGTCAGTTTGAAGGTGAAATTTCCACGGACGGCGATTTGATCCTTGGCCGCAAGGCCTCTGTGACCGGTTCCGTTCGTGTCGGCAGGCTGACCTCCTGTGGTCGCATCGAAGGTGATGTGGTCGTCAAGGAGCGCACCCTGCTCGAGAAAACTTCCGTCCTGCACGGCACCCTGCAGACTCCCACTCTGGTGGTGGAACAGGGCGCCATCATTGAGGGCGGCATCATAATGACCAAGGAGGGCGCGGCTGCCAAGGCCAAAGTCGTCTCTGCCGACTTCGGCAACAAGACTATCGCTGCCGCTGCTCAGGAAGACCCGATCGCCAAAACGGGATCGGATGATACCACCATCTAG